A single region of the Brassica rapa cultivar Chiifu-401-42 chromosome A03, CAAS_Brap_v3.01, whole genome shotgun sequence genome encodes:
- the LOC103857041 gene encoding NAD(P)H dehydrogenase (quinone) FQR1: MATKLYIVYYSMYGHVEKLAEEIRKGAASVEGVEAKLWQVPETLPEEVLSKMSAPPKSESPIITPNELTEADGFVFGFPTRFGMMAAQFKAFLDATGGLWRTQSLAGKPAGIFYSTGSQGGGQETTALTAITQLVHHGMVFVPIGYTFGAGMFEMENVKGGSPYGAGTFAGDGSRQPTELELQQAFHQGKYIATITKKLKGSTTA; this comes from the exons ATGGCCACCAAATTATATATCGT GTACTACTCAATGTATGGTCATGTTGAGAAACTGGCTGAAGAAATAAGGAAAGGAGCTGCCTCTGTTGAAGGCGTTGAAGCTAAACTATGGCAG GTGCCAGAGACACTCCCAGAAGAAGTACTCTCTAAGATGAGCGCACCACCAAAGAGTGAATCACCAATCATCACACCCAACGAGCTAACCGAAGCTGATGGCTTTGTCTTTGGATTCCCAACGAGGTTCGGTATGATGGCTGCTCAGTTCAAGGCCTTCTTGGACGCTACCGGTGGACTCTGGAGGACTCAGTCGCTCGCCGGTAAACCAGCTGGTATCTTCTACAGCACTGGCTCTCAAGGTGGTGGCCAGGAAACCACCGC ATTGACGGCGATAACTCAGCTGGTTCACCATGGGATGGTGTTTGTCCCCATCGGTTACACATTTGGTGCTGGAATGTTCGAGATGGAGAATGTGAAAGGAGGTAGCCCGTATGGAGCTGGAACATTTGCGGGAGATGGGTCGAGGCAGCCAACGGAGCTGGAGTTGCAGCAAGCGTTTCACCAAGGCAAGTACATTGCAACCATCACCAAGAAGCTCAAGGGATCTACCACTGCTTAG
- the LOC103861260 gene encoding glutathione S-transferase T3-like isoform X2: MDKQTSYINLSFSQSQSTVDLESPEPYWFGTQGPDESVLESPLNSAVEPNAKERRKWCMKEDKILIGAWLNTSKDAVVSNDQKAGRFWKRIVDYYNNCPQLVGTTPRELNQCKQRWARINEQVSKFVGSYDAALREQRSGQNDDDVMKAALEFFFNRHRTKFVMEHAWRELRHDQKWASAFVGKDGGKEKRKQVDIEDEVGEPEGRPIGIKASKAAAKKKKNGKEESLSQIQAIMEMKSKVSTKKLLERLLSKKDPLTEMETSLKLKLMSEML; encoded by the coding sequence ATGGATAAGCAAACTAGTTATATAAACCTCAGCTTTAGTCAATCTCAGAGTACAGTGGACCTTGAATCACCCGAACCTTATTGGTTCGGTACCCAAGGTCCTGATGAGTCCGTTCTCGAGTCTCCTCTCAACTCTGCTGTCGAGCCTAATGCCAAGGAGAGGAGGAAATGGTGCATGAAGGAGGACAAAATCCTTATTGGTGCTTGGCTTAACACCAGTAAGGATGCGGTGGTGAGCAATGACCAGAAAGCTGGTCGCTTCTGGAAGAGGATTGTCGACTACTACAACAACTGCCCGCAACTGGTGGGAACAACACCTAGAGAGCTGAATCAGTGCAAGCAGAGGTGGGCTAGGATTAACGAGCAAGTCAGCAAGTTCGTTGGATCATATGACGCGGCTCTGAGGGAGCAGAGGAGTGGTCAAAATGATGATGACGTGATGAAAGCTGCTCTAGAGTTCTTCTTCAATCGTCACCGGACCAAGTTTGTCATGGAACATGCCTGGAGGGAGTTGAGGCATGACCAGAAATGGGCCTCCGCCTTTGTGGGTAAGGACGGTGGGAAGGAAAAGCGGAAACAAGTTGATATAGAAGATGAAGTGGGTGAACCAGAGGGTAGACCTATAGGGATCAAGGCTTCTAAAGCTGctgctaagaagaagaagaatggtaAAGAAGAGTCGTTGTCACAGATTCAGGCCATAATGGAGATGAAGTCGAAAGTGTCAACAAAGAAGTTGCTTGAACGTCTACTTAGCAAAAAAGACCCACTCACTGAGATGGAAACATCTCTTAAGCTCAAACTCATGTCTGAGATGTTATGA
- the LOC103861260 gene encoding uncharacterized protein At1g43920, Chloroplastic-like isoform X3: MGQDYSYSQPSSSDEFDMTYLLEAEAALYADEGQSSFSVGEAVRNPPEADDGIPTRCYCGSEAAIATSYTRKDPGRLYYTCENRDDGGCHIWKWWDVAVTEEVFEVQRELRLLKEQGYECDQKLLKLQKTVCELKTVCELKKNKESTNGYALEVCVMVSVLVFLGLALMFVNGRASKM; encoded by the exons ATGGGACAAGACTATTCGTACAGCCAGCCGTCATCGTCAGATGAGTTCGACATGACGTACCTTCTTGAAGCAGAGGCTGCTCTTTACGCGGATGAAGGACAGAGTAGTTTCTCTGTTGGCGAGGCTGTTCGCAACCCACCTGAGGCTGATGATGGCATCCCAACGAGATGTTACTGTGGCAGTGAGGCTGCTATTGCAACATCTTATACGCGAAAAGATCCAGGGAGGTTGTACTACACGTGCGAGAATAGAGATGATGGGGGCTGCCACATATGGAAATGGTGGGATGTGGCAGTCACGGAGGAGGTGTTTGAGGTTCAGAGGGAACTCAGGCTGCTTAAGGAGCAAGGTTACGAGTGCGATCAGAAGCTGCTTAAGCTACAAAAGACCGTCTGTGAGCTCAAGACCGTCTGTGAGCTCAAGAAGAACAAAGAGTCTACAAATGGCTATGCATTGGAAGTTTGTGTAATGGTCTCCGTATTGGTTTTTCTAGGTCTGGCGCTTATGTTTGTCAATG GAAGAGCTTCAAAGATGTAA
- the LOC103861260 gene encoding putative nuclease HARBI1 isoform X1: MSSSSSDDLEERLDEIIDEYVEDSFNNIVEGMTINQRGRAYIERHREGGHIQLWNDYFSEDSTFSTELFRRRFRMNKGLFLRIVHRLSESLPFFQQRRDATGRLGLTPLQKCTAAIRLLAYGSAADTVDEYLRLAETTALSCLHNFTDGIIELFGKEYLRRPTPEDLQRLLDIGEQRGFPGMIGSIDCMHWEWKNCPSAWKGQYTRGSGKPTIVLEAVASQDLWIWHAFFGPPGTLNDINVLERSPVFDDIIEGRAPRVRYMVNGHMYKLAYYLTDGIYPKWSTFIQSITLPQCPKQELFAKVQEATRKDVERAFGVLQARFAIVKNPVKTLDKAKISKIMRACIILHNMIVENVRDGYGTQFDISDFEEGDVTRSSRVEANMPTNLNNIFPIRNDVRDTRIHEHLKTDLIEHIWNKFGDE; encoded by the coding sequence atgtcatcatcttcatccGATGATCTGGAAGAAAGATTGGACGAAATTATCGACGAATACGTCGAAGACTCATTCAACAACATAGTGGAGGGCATGACCATTAACCAAAGGGGACGTGCTTACATAGAACGACACCGCGAAGGAGGACACATACAATTATGGAATGACTACTTCAGCGAAGATTCGACATTCTCGACGGAATTATTCAGACGCCGTTTCCGTATGAATAAGGGATTATTCTTGCGTATTGTCCATCGCCTATCAGAGAGCTTGCCATTCTTTCAGCAAAGAAGAGATGCAACCGGGAGGTTAGGTCTTACTCCACTACAGAAATGTACGGCCGCAATTCGTCTACTTGCTTATGGCTCTGCGGCTGACACGGTCGACGAATATCTTCGACTTGCTGAGACCACAGCACTTTCGTGTTTACATAATTTCACTGACGGAATTATAGAGTTATTTGGAAAAGAGTATCTACGACGACCCACCCCAGAGGATCTTCAACGACTACTCGATATTGGAGAGCAACGCGGGTTTCCGGGGATGATCGGGAGCAttgattgtatgcattgggaatGGAAAAATTGCCCCAGCGCTTGGAAAGGACAGTACACCCGTGGATCAGGAAaaccgacaattgtcttagaggcTGTGGCTTCGCAAGacctttggatatggcacgctttttttggtcctccaggtaccttaaacgatattaatgtcCTCGAACGGTCTCCTGTTTTTGACGACATTATAGAAGGTCGAGCTCCCAGGGTACGGTACATGGTCAACGGACACATGTATAAGTTGGCGTACTACCTCACTGacggtatatatccaaaatggtcaacatttatccaatcaaTCACACTCCCTCAATGTCCTAAACAAGAGTTATTTGCCAAAGTTCAAGAAGCTACCCGAAAAGATGTGgagcgggcttttggagtattgcaagcCCGATTTGCGATTGTGAAGAACCCGGTAAAAACATTGGACAAAGCAAAGATAAGcaagattatgagagcatgtatcatactacaCAATATGATAGTCGAAAATGTCCGGGATGGATACGGTACACAATTTGATATATCTGATTTTGAAGAAGGGGACGTAACCAGAAGTTCACGGGTGGAAGCCAACATGCCTACAAATCTCAACAACATATTTCCCATTCGGAATGATGTTCGGGATACTCGTATACATGAACATTTGAAAACCGATCTAATTGAGCATATTTGGAACAAATTTGGTGATGAATAA